The sequence ttttcctacgcacaaatccttcagcttcctcctttaggaaatcatgtttggggcgagggttagggaaaaagaactttctccaccgcggaggcgccgtgtcctcccgagactcgaaggagtgatgcacgggccaagaaagcataaacttaagagaaatttacacttctacggaggggggagggtgtctccccccctttcagtcaaaatccgaagcaggttctggtcatgccagatttttggtatgtccgaagaaggaatttccaccatcagcactgtctaccttgtagccggcaaattcttgcgggggcttgccaacttccggctccctgcgccttttctgtagatggtgttagcctgaggtcaggttctttggctgtctgagttatgggcatgcagaagtgtcgaggaatagtttccttagacaacaacttggcgcagtagccaacctctcctctgagctgtccccacggctttctctccactcgcttgtattttcctttacttatgtagtcagctttagtgtaagcttgtttcagcttttcattgtacactgtactgttcctttgtcttaatagaATATGAGtccatttctctatacatatctttcttctccgtaacaactactttatgcataaatattaaatgcaagcttgctcttaaggatattccgagcagaaaaaatgctttaatacaggttcctactaatttaaactcacaaatattatcaagtataacaatgataactttcaataaattaaattcttggaactaaccgggataagcgctgagtactacgcgatgcatgctagaccaatgttcgagaacgataatctctaaataattcgtctgaaagggtagctaaaTCTCGTTTAGTGtttagttttccacatccaggtagttggttttcccacaggcttgagtccgaggactatgcaatgccttggttctgtccaaaacctagttttccacatccaggtagttggttttcccacaggcttgagtccgaggactatgcaatgccttggttctgtccaaaacctagttttccacatccaggtagttggtttcccacaggcttgagtccgaggactatgcaatgccttggttctgtccaaaacttagttttccacatccaggtagttggttttcccacaggcttgagtccgaggactatgcaatgccttggttctgtccaaaacctagttttccacatccaggtagttggtttccccaggcttgagtccgaggactatgcaatgccttggttctgtccaaaacctagttttctcacatccaggtagttggttttcccacaggcttgagtccgaggactatgcaatgccttggttctgtccaaaacctagttttccacatccaggtagttggttttcccacaggcttgagtccgaggactatgcaatgccttggttctgtccaaaacctagttttctctttgtatggGGCCTTGGCTTGCCTTTAGCTCTAGGGGAGTTATCTcttcagccaagccccttgagtttatctatacggttaacgttaccaagcgcctagtttgttctatacgaggagctttagcttttaggggagttagctcttcagccaagccccttgtcaagaaacgtagcccctagtgaaaTTTTATAcctgaactctataaccaacggttagaaataacagagGAACTATTTCGACCtaccacctgcgccaacacacaagcctttcccacagacggcgccaattgtagggtcacgattcgtggcggaccgtaacagtgtcgggttcgcacgtaaaacggccctaacaatatcatttgtagagcgtgggtttgaaaggctaggccttgatcgataggcgatggatttttcatggcgttcatacaaggttaaacgatcgtcacccctagagtacttctcctggaggtgggctgggaggctctcgtttcttggccatttttcccagccctttCCCAAGgttacttagttttccttttatactcgcctgtatccatttatccttcatccacgtgtagggtcaatctttccaaggctgatacttgtcccatcagtctatcccccaaagtcgttgggggtggttgtagaagccaaagaatgcggccctgtcgggttcagaacattaaatgataataacagcagctttccccggatattttagatcttttttccgagtttcagtctTATACCAGtcttataccatttttacccttctttatgagggggaactttgggtctgccgaggactggactaccctcggcggtacccaaaggctatttcgttgaacttgggccataatcctcctcgacTTGGCCCATAAATCTTTTACGCCCTACAGTTGACAtagtaaattcttattagtttgcATCTGGGCCcattacttacaaaattttctacttactaataaccacttaACATAtcagcaatttataaaaaagtttataactCTAACATTTTACTCATTCTAAagttcataatatatattttttttttatagctctaaaatctaaaacaaaatatacaaagccaaaaaaattagcccaagaacaaaaattatcaatagcaaaactaaaaaaaaaaagttcatccatcaaattttacccaaaacaaacaatccagcctataaaaaattttaaacaaataattttttccttaaCTAGCGGcagacacccaaaaaaaaaaaaaaaccttatcgGCTAAACAGCAGCAGAACCGAATGCCGATGTCGCCGTGCGCAGCCAGCAAAAGAACTACCCTCCTAATTCCAAGTTCTACCTTGGGAATTTAGAACCTAAAAGATAGAGCACTGTCATTGGCAACACCAAGTGCCTGGTAGACttactcatcaaaaaaataaaataaaataaagatttgTCAGTCTTTAAAGCTAATATCTTCTAGATATTTTGTAATTCACATATCAACACACAATTATGCACATAATCATCTATTTATTCACGCTTTGAGCAAACATTTGCAAGCggcctttttcttttaacataaaAAGTTACAGAATGCGAAACacactcaaaaagaaaaagaaaaaacaaaacagaaactAAATGACAAACGTTACTCTATTAAATTAAATGTGCTTCCTctcaatcaaattaaaatttggcCATCAACATGTCTCTTAGCCAATTGCAAAGCATCATTTGATTCCATTAGTAAGCTTTGAAAAATCTCCTTTGCATCTCCTTCTATTATAAACTCAAACTGTGCAAAAatagagagagcgagagagacgTCCAGAGGGGCAATCAGTTACCTTTTATGTGGACCAAAATTTCAGTTTCTGAAGCGCCTTGCAACCATTCCTTGATTGTACTGCTGGACGATCGACGATATGAATGTTGGGGATTCGAGCAATCTTATGCCAATCCTCGCCGCTGTCTTTCTTGCACCGCCTCTGCAGATGTGGACATCTTTCAATTCTCAATGTTTTGAGTGCCGTAAGATTTTGCAACTCGTCCGGTATAGATATTAGATTATCGCAGTATTCAATGCTCAAAGAAGAAAGTGACGTGAGGCATCCTATCTGCTTCGGCAATGAAACTAACTCCGGACATCCGTTAATAAGTAAGTCCTCAAGGCTAGTTAAATATTGAATTCCTTCAGATAAAGAGCAGAATTTGTCGCAGTTCTGAATCCATAACCTCTGTAGTGAAGACAAGCCCCTCAATCCATTTACCGGAAAGGACAAAAGATTTTTACAGTCCACTATATTGAGTACCCGTAAAGAATGTAGGTACTGGAGGCCTTCTGGCAGACTTTCGAGTCCGTTACAATAATCAAGTGTAAAGCATTTCATTGCAGTGAGATTTTGAAACAGTCCATCCGGAAGAAGTGTCGATTCATGCATACCTCCAATTTGAAGGGAAGAAAGTGAAGTGAGATTCATCACTGACTTAATTAACATTGCATTGTTTGTATAGATAATCAAACTTGTAATGGAAGGAAAAATAGGCAATTCAACTAACTTTGGGCAACCAGAGATATTTAATGTGCTTAGGCGGGGGAAATTTTCTCTTCCATCCATTGTTCGCCATTCCTCCAAATTAGCCATCTGATATAAATTCAGGCTCTCCAATGATGGGAACGAAATTGCACTATCTCCATGTAACTCATTGCCAAGATACTTCACAGAATCCATGCCACTTATTTTAAGAACCTTGAGGAATGGTAGTTTGCCAAGAGGTGGCAGATGTTCACATCTTTCGCATGCACTTAGCGAAATCTCATGAAGGAGTAAATCTTGCATCCAcgttgaaaattttgaacccAAATAGTTTTGAATGCGCAACACTTTCAGATTTGAATGAGGTTGGAGACCATCAAGAACATCTTCAACCTTTTCTGGTACAGGGCACTGACTTTTGTTCTGCCAAACCAGACTTAGCGTATGAAGATTTTGTTTCCCAATCAAATTTGCATCTTTCGCCTCCTCAAAATTTCTTACATTATCAAGTTCCTTTATTGACAAATCATTTCGAAGGTGTAGTCCTTTCAGCTCACTTAATTGGTAACCATTTTCCTTGCCAACGATGAAGATGCTTAATGATTGGAGGCACGTTAGTTGTCCCATCCCTTCAGGCATACAAGAAAGAGAATTACAATATCTAAGCCCAAGATGGATAAGGTTTTTCATGTCCCTCATACCATTGGGCAACTTATGAAGAGAATAACAATAATCTAGTTTCAGCGTTTGCAGGTTCAAGAGGCGAGTTATTGATTCGGGTAAAACTTTGAATTGGGAAGAAGACATGTCGAGATACCTCAAGTGTTTTAAACTAGTGATTGATCTTAGTGCCTTTTCTGATGGTTGATGAGGAGAGTCGCACACCCGAAGATacttttgtttcaaaaaatggaTGGAGAAGCTTTATACTTACCATAATAATTTGGTGACACAATGCATGAACGTAGAGATTGGACTTTGCATACATGATCATTCCAAGAAGTGCCTTGAGTATAAGACATGTGacgaatcatttttggaactttcACCCCTTTACCAGATTCCACCACAACGCATTCAAGCCTCATAATAGACTGAGCAAGGTCATGCATAAGATCATGCATTTGACATGTTATGTTACTAGGAGAATCCTCCACAACATCTTGAAAGAAAGATCTCCACACTAATTCATTGAAGATAATAATGCCAACGTCATGCAGCTCCAGTGATT is a genomic window of Quercus lobata isolate SW786 chromosome 2, ValleyOak3.0 Primary Assembly, whole genome shotgun sequence containing:
- the LOC115976241 gene encoding putative disease resistance protein RGA4, which codes for MSSSQFKVLPESITRLLNLQTLKLDYCYSLHKLPNGMRDMKNLIHLGLRYCNSLSCMPEGMGQLTCLQSLSIFIVGKENGYQLSELKGLHLRNDLSIKELDNVRNFEEAKDANLIGKQNLHTLSLVWQNKSQCPVPEKVEDVLDGLQPHSNLKVLRIQNYLGSKFSTWMQDLLLHEISLSACERCEHLPPLGKLPFLKVLKISGMDSVKYLGNELHGDSAISFPSLESLNLYQMANLEEWRTMDGRENFPRLSTLNISGCPKLVELPIFPSITSLIIYTNNAMLIKSVMNLTSLSSLQIGGMHESTLLPDGLFQNLTAMKCFTLDYCNGLESLPEGLQYLHSLRVLNIVDCKNLLSFPVNGLRGLSSLQRLWIQNCDKFCSLSEGIQYLTSLEDLLINGCPELVSLPKQIGCLTSLSSLSIEYCDNLISIPDELQNLTALKTLRIERCPHLQRRCKKDSGEDWHKIARIPNIHIVDRPAVQSRNGCKALQKLKFWST